TGCTTTTCCAGCTCGACGTCCAGATCCACCCCGGGCCTGCCGGTCAGCGCGCTGACGAGAGGCAGCAGCCGCGTCTTGCCCGCGGACCGGTGTCCGCCGATCACGATCGTCTTCGACGCGGGAGGCGGTGAGCCGGGCGCGAGCCGGGCGAACTCCTCGCGGATCGAGTCGGACAGCCGCGGGTCCACGGACCCGAGGATTCTTTCGATGAGGTGTTTCCGCTGCTCAGCGGACGGTACCGACATAGACGTAGGATGTCCCGAACGTCAGGGGATGGGCCACTCTTTCCTTATAGCCGCCGGACTGCTCCATCAGGGCCAGGAATCTGTCGCCCGCCGGGAAAGCGGCGGAGGTGCGCGGCAGGTACTCGTAGGCGGCCCGGTTTCCGGTGAGCAGTCCGCCCACGCGGGGCATGACGACCTTGCTGTAGAAGCGGAACAGGGCGCCGAAGAAGCCCGTGGGCTGGCCGAACTCCAGCACCACCACCCGGCCTCCAGGGCGCACCACCCGGGCCATCTCGCTCAGGCACTTCACCGGATCATCCACGTTGCGGATGCCAAAGGCGATGGATGCCACGTCGAAGCTGTCGTCCGCGAAGGGCAGGGCCATGGCGTCGGCGACCTGGAACTCCACGCGCAGCCCCTCGCGCTCGGCCTTGGCCGGAGCGCTGTCCAGCATCTCCTTGCAGAAGTCAGTGCCCACCACGCGCCCCGCCTCGCCCACCTGGCGCTTGAAGGCCAGCGCCAGGTCTCCGGTGCCGGTGGCGCAGTCGAGCACGGCATCTCCGGGCTTCGCGCCGCTCAGGCGCACCGCCTTGCGCCGCCACAGGCGATGGATGCCGAGGGACAACACCTCGTTCGTCACGTCATAACGCGTGGCGATGGAGGAGAACATCTGACGTACTTCGGTGCTCATGCGAGCCCTCGCCTGGGGAGAGGCACCCCGCGTGCACCGCCGGGTCGCCCGTGGAGTTCACGTTGTTTTGAACCCCGTATTGCTTGTATAGCCCAACGCGCGGACAGGACAACAAGAGGTTGTGGCGCGCACGGTGGCGCGGGACGGTGGCGGGACGCATGAGGACGGCTGATGACGACACTCGGATCCACTGACGCGAGCCGTTGGGTGGCGGGGTGGATCCCCCTGCCCGCGGTGGATCCGCTCGCCGGAGCGGAAGCGTTCGGAGAGCCGTCCGTGTATTGGGAGCGGCCGCTCGGGCGCGAGGCGGC
Above is a window of Cystobacter fuscus DNA encoding:
- the ubiE gene encoding bifunctional demethylmenaquinone methyltransferase/2-methoxy-6-polyprenyl-1,4-benzoquinol methylase UbiE is translated as MSTEVRQMFSSIATRYDVTNEVLSLGIHRLWRRKAVRLSGAKPGDAVLDCATGTGDLALAFKRQVGEAGRVVGTDFCKEMLDSAPAKAEREGLRVEFQVADAMALPFADDSFDVASIAFGIRNVDDPVKCLSEMARVVRPGGRVVVLEFGQPTGFFGALFRFYSKVVMPRVGGLLTGNRAAYEYLPRTSAAFPAGDRFLALMEQSGGYKERVAHPLTFGTSYVYVGTVR